The stretch of DNA AGTGATAGTGAAACCACTGCCGCCCGCCGTCCGCAATGCCGCGTACGCGGCCGGCGAGATCGTAGTCCAGCGAGTCGCCCCCCAGGCCGGCCGTCACGCGGCGGCGACCGTCCAGGTCGTAGCCGTACGCGCGCGCGAACAGGTGGTGCGCAAAATCCCGGTAGTCCCAGGTGCTCAGGCGCACCGTGTCGGTGAGCAGGGCGCCGTTGGGCAGATAGGTGCGACGGATCTGGGCGACCGGATTGTCGGCCGTCACCAGGCGCCCCGCCGCATCGTAGCCGAACGTCGCCTCGTCCGGTCGCGGGTCCGCAAAATCGCTCGGGGCCCAGGCCAGGAATCCCGACGTGAACGCGACGCCGGGGGTCGCGCCGCCGGTCATGGTGCGCTGCACCATCTCGCCTAACGCATCGTAGGTCCACCCCACGGCCATGGTGTCGCGCGTCTCGTGCGTGATCAGGTGCCCGGCGGCGTCGTACCCGTAGCTGTCCACGCCCCCATCCGTGGCCGTGTCCGCCACCTTGCGGCCCGCCGGGTCGTAACCCAGGCGCGTCACCAGCGAGTCCAGGTGGGCCACATCCGGACGCGCCGTCCGTGTCACGCGACGCACCAGACCACCCCGATCGTAGATGGTGGCGACCGTGAGCGTCTCGGCGGGGGTCGTGTCGGGGAGATCTCCGGCCTTACGGTACGGGACGCGGGGCCCAAAGCTCTGCGTGAGCGTCGGCCGGTCGGCGAGATCGTACACCGTGCGGGTACTCGTCACCAGCGTCTGTTGCGCGTCGATGGGCGTGGTCACGAGCGTGTCGCGCCCGGTCGCGTCGCGAAAGCTGCGGGCCACGTAGCCTAACGGCGTGATCGTCGTGGCGACGTTGCCCACCGCGTCGTACGTCAAACTGTCCGCCGCGGCGTGGGTGGCCGGCCGCACACTCACGAGGCGGCCACCGCTATTGTACCCGTAGTGCACCGTGTCGCCCAACACATCGCGCCGGGTGAGAAGGTTGCCCGTCGCCGCGTCGTAGGTCATCACCGTGCTGTCGTACAACGGCGGCGCGATGACGGTCGCTTGGTCCCACACGGTGTCCCAGGCGTAGGTCGTCGTGGCGTAGGTCCGGGTGCCGAGCAGATCGTCGATGTAGGTCGTGGAATCCGTCTCGGCAATCAGATGGCCTTTGGCGTCGTACGTCGCAATGCTCGCGGCGGCGTCTAACCGGTGCTCGTGCGTCACGAGCGCAGGGAACGCGGCCGAGCTGTGGTCGAGTCGCGTCACGTGGCCGAGGGCATCGGTGATGCGGCGCGGCGCGCCGAAGGGCGTGACGCGAATGACCGTGGTGTCGCCAACGTCGGTGCGCGGGCCGTCGATGCGCGTCGCGACGACGGCCGTATCGATGGCTACTGAGCCTCGGAAGCCCTGGCTCACACTGGCGGCGATCCGCGTCGTCAGGTCTGGACCCACGCCTTTCATGCCAACGGTGGCGGTGAGGAGTTTGCCCGCGCTGTCGTAGGCAAACGTCGTCGTGGTGCCGCGGGCGTCGGTGGCGGCGCTCACGCGTCCGACGTGGTTCGGGTCGTACGCCAGGCCGATCACGCTCGTGTCGGCCGCCGTCACGCTCGCCACCTGTCGTGTCGTGCCAACCAGCGTCAGCTTGGTCGTCCGGCGCGTCGTACCGTTCGCCCCGCCTAACGGTGCCACGACGCTGTCGAGGCGGCCGCTGGCGTCGTAGAAGAAGGTGTACGTCTTGGCGGCGCTGATCGGCGCCACGGTGATCGTTTGTAGCTGTCCCAATGCAGTGTACGCGAACACCGTGCTGTCGCCGAGCCGGGTGATCGTCGCGATATGCTGGCCGGCACTGTTGAACCGCACGTGCAGCCGGTTGGGCAGATAGCGGATGTACTGTCCGCCGGCATCCTTGACCAACGAGTCGAGCCGGGTGAGGCTCGCCGCGCGATAGATGCTCGTGTGCAACGGGTCCTTGGTGTAGGTGCGCAGACTTCCGTCCCCACCCACCCAGGTGAGCGTCCCGTCCGTGGGGAAGTAGAGCCGCTCGAGGCCCGCGAGCCACCAGCCGGCGCCAAAAGCCGACTGCGACCGATCCACCACGGGAATCGTTGTCGCGAGCGTGTCGGCGAGCGTGCTGGCGCCTGTGTAGGTCATGATCTGCAACGTGGCCGCGTACACTCCCGAGTGATCGTTCGCCCCGCCCGGACCGCCGCTCAATGTGCGGCCATCGACTGCGAGCGCGATCTGACGTCCGGCGCCTGCAACCCACTGCGCCTTGGGCCACGCGCCATGATCGCGAATGACCCCGCCAACGAGGAGCGTGGCGGTGACCGAATCAGGCAGCGTGGCCTGCGGCAGAAAACTGACCCACGCCGGGACCACGACGGTGGCGGTGGCGTCGCTACTGCCGTAGAGCAGCGTTGGACTGCGGACTTCGCCTAACGTGCGCACGGTCGATGTGCCGATGGCCAACCGCAGGTCGCCGCATTCATCCGCGGTTCCGGCGGTACCAACGTCGACCGCCACGCACATCGCGCGCTCGATCCGCCCCGGGGCCCACACCGAGTCGAGCGACGCGACGGGCAGGTCCTTGGGTTGCGCCTTCAGCAGAATGATCCCGTGCACCGTGAGCGACCCCGCCACCGCGTTGAGTTGTACCCGGCCAGATGTGCCCGTGGCCCCCGCCGTGAACGTGGCCTCAATACGCGTGCTGTCGTTGGGCGCGAGCGTCGCGCTCGCTGGCGACGGCGGGCTGCTACACGTCACACCCGTGCAGGAAAGCGTCAGCGCAAAACTCTCGCGCACGTTCCCAGCGTTTCGGAGCCAGAAGTTATAGGTGGTCGCGAGACCGGCAGCCACCGGCACGGCAGCGCTGTCGGGAGTTGCCGCCGCTGCAACGACGGGCGTGATTGTGTGGACGTTGACACTGCCTGAAACCGGCGAATGCGGGTTGAGTACGGGCGCCGCGAGAATCGTCACGGCGCCAGTTTTGCCAGCGGCGGTACTCGGCGTCTGGTAGCTCACTGAGTCGATCGTGCTGTCACCAGCGTTGAGCGTGTCGGCCGTGGGCGTCAGAACCGTACAAGCAGTTACGCCGTCGCCGCTACATGAGGCGCTCAGAGTAAACGTGTACGGTTCGTGGCCGATGTTCTTGACGCGGAATCTCTGAGTGAACGTGCTGCCCGCCCCGCGACGGAGCAGTGCTGAATCAGCTGTCGCGACGTCAAGCACCGTATACACATAGGTTGCGTCCTGCTCGTCGCAGTTGCCGGCATCATCGCAACGAAAGGCCGAAACGGTGTTTCCTTCCGGCAAGAGCGTCACGATTCCGGTCGAGTGAAACATCGCGGGACCGATGCAGGTTTCGACCGTATTTCCCAGCGAGTCCGGCAACGCGGGGACGATTTCCACTCCGTTGAGCGCGACGATCGGATGCGTTTCATCGAGCTTGTCGTTGTCGCACCAGTCGACAACCAAGGTATCCACCCGCACATTCCGCGAAACGCTGCCGGGGCGAATCGCGATGACAGGGGGCGAACGGTCTCCGCCCTGGTTACAGACAGTGATCGACGTTGTGTCCGTCGTACAACTGCCTAACGAGCCCACCACCGACACGCCGACCGTGTCAGCGGCTATGTTGCCCGCATCTCCGCCGTGCGCCGTCAAGCTCAGTGTCCCCACCTGATTGGAGTCGCCGGGCGTGTAGCTGACAAACACCAACTCAGTGGCGCCGGCCGGCACGGTCATACTGGGCGACACGGAACAACTCGTGATGCCGTTACCCGAGCACGACTGGCTCAGTGTCACGGTCGTGGAAGTTGGGCCGCTGTTGGATACGCCGAAGCCAATGCTCCCAGGGATCAAGTAGTAGGCATTGAATTCCGCGAGCGGCTGGAGTCGCCGTACTCCCACCGTAACCGGGACCGTGACACGATAGGTGCCTGCATCGGCGCTCGACGCACCGGCCGGCGGCGTCGCCGTCAGCGTGACGCTGCCCGTTGTCCCGCTTGTTACGGCGGTGTAAGACACGTTCACGTTGCTCGTCGCGCCCGCCGCGACCGACACGGATGCTGGCGCAGTGCAGGTCCAGCCAGTTGGGCAGGTCGCGGATAGCGTGTAGGTCGCGGAACTGGCGGTGGTGTTTTTCACGCCGAACACGACCGTATCGCGTACGGTCGCGTAGCTCGTCCGCGTTCCAGCATCCGGCGTCACGGCGACCAATTGCGTGAACGTGTACGTCACCGTGGCCGTGGTCAGATGCCCGGCGCCGTCCCTGATCTGCGCGGAGAGTGTGTTGGTACCGGCCAATAACGTAACGGTGCCTACTGACTTGGCCTCGTCGCCGCACCGAGATGGCGTGACGTTCACATAGCTGAACTGCGACGTGACAGTAGCGCCGTTGAAGGTGATCGAGCGCGAGCTGGCGGCGAGCGCGTTGTCGTCGCACCAGTCGATCGTCACGGTCTGGAGCGAGGCGCCGAAGGTTGAGGTCGGCGGTTCGATGTCGACGGTCGGCGGCGTGTCCCCAGGGCCGCACGTGAGGCAGATGCCGTTAGGAGTACTTACTGCCGGAGCGGCGCTGTCCGGCCGGGTGGTCGTGTCCGGCTGCTGCGCCGTGGCCACGCGGACAGGCAGCATGACTCCTGCGCCGGCACAAAACACGAGCACCACGGCGGCGCGGAGGAAGCGCCAGCGGATTGCGATACGAGCGGTTGCACGCACGAGACGCCTCTGCATTGAGGAACCGATTCCGCCCCGACCTCGGGGCGCGCACCGGCCATCTCATGTCACATTGCGTGCCCGAGGCGCCTCGCGCCTAACTCGAAGTCGGTTAGGCACTTGGCCTTTCCGGCGGCCCGCGTAACTTTTCGGTTTTCCCGGCGCCGTGAGAACTGGATGCGAAAAGTGTGAAAACTGAGATCTCGTCGAAACGCCGCGCCGCGCATGCAGCGAGACTGTGCGCGCGGTCATCAATCGGCTGGTGGCCGACGCGGCTCTCCAGCCGGGCTAGCGTCCTCCGCCGCGCCGCATCGCGACTGTCGTGGCGCATTGCGATCGGACTTGGAACGCACGTACCGGGGCGTCGGAAGCCCAAGCCTTCGAAGCCACCGGTAGATCGTGCCCTGGGAAACACCGAGCCGTCTCGCAGTTTCCGGGATGCTGCCACGCTCTTCATGAATCACAAGCGCGAGATGCCGGCGGAGTGCAGCGGCATCAACAGAGTATGAGCGAAGCTCTGGACTCATCGCCACACTGTCACCACGCATCGCTCTGTCCGAGGTACCGTGATCGTGGAGCGCGACACCGACGTCCCATGCCGACAAGCAACCGTACTCTTCGGCCAAACCGGTCGCGTACTCCACGACGTGGCGAAGCTCACGGACATTACCCGGCCAGGTATGCGCCTGTAACATGGCCACCGCTTGCGGACTCACCTCGAGCTTGTGCGTTAGGCTTACCGATCGCGCGAAGTAGTGGACGAGCTCCGGGATATCCTCGGGCCGGTCGGCCAATGCCGGCACGCGCAGCACGGCCGCTCCCAAACGATGATACAGATCTTCCCGGAATCGTTGTTGCCGAACGAGCCCCTCGATGTCGGCATTCGTTGCTGCCAGTGTGCGAAAATTGCTCCGGCGATCGCGTTCGGCGCCCAACGGCCGAAAGTAGCCGAGATCAAGGGCACGTAACAGCTTCACCTGGTTTGGGAATGAGAGATCACCGATCTCGTCCAGAAAGAGCGTTCCGGCGTCCGCTTCGGCAAGATGGCCCAGCTTGTTACCGGTCGCGTTTGTAAACGCGCCACGAACATGGCCAAAGAACGAATCCTCGAAGATCGTGTCGGCGATCGCGCCCACATTCACTGCAACGAATTCTCCTTGGCGGCCGCTCGCGCCGTGCAAGGCGCGTGCGACGAGCTCTTTGCCGGCACCGGTCGGACCGATGATCAGTACCGGCACATGCATCCGCGCCACCTGCGCGATCCGCGCCCGCAACCGCTGCATCGCCTCCGACTGCCCGATGAGAGCCGATTCGGAACGGTCATCCGGTCTCCTGACCGCGATAGTCATGGGTTCACCGCTTGCGCTTTCTTCAGCATGGGAGATGTCAGGCTGTCTGCATCGGCATCTGTGCGGATCACGTGAGGCGTGAGGAACAGATACAGCTCATCATCCGTCATGTCGCGACTCGCATGGCCAAACAGGCCGCCGATCAGCGGGATCTTCGATAGGAGTGGGATGCCGCCCTGGTTGGTGTCGTGTTGGCGGTCCGACAGACCGCCCAGCGCCACCGTCTGGCCATCCTTGATGAGCAACTCGGTCTGTACCGACCGCGTGGAGATGACAGGCGCGTCGAATGCAACTTCGGCGGTGGCGTTGTCCACTTCCTGGCTCACCTGCAGCACCACGTATCCATCGGGGCTGATCGTGGGGGACACGGTGAGTTTGGTGCCGACATCTTTGTATTGCACCACCTGGTCTTGCGTTGCTTCATCGTTAGGCAGCGCGCGGGACACCTGCACGAAAGGGCGCTGGCTACCGACATTGATACTCGCGACCTCGTTGTTGGAGGCGATGACCACCGGGCGGCTGAGGATGCGGACCTCTCCCTGTTCTTCCGCCGCGCTGAGCGTCGCATTGATGTTCAATCGCCCGAGATTCATGATCTGCAAGACGAAGTCACTGACACCGGAGTTGCCATTGACCGTCTCCGCGACGGTGGTTTTCCCGTGGTTCACCGATGCCGGCGGAGCGTTGCCGTTCACCCCGAAGGTCAAACTCCAGTTCCGCTGCACCTCGGCGATCACGACCTCGATGAGGACCTGCAGCGGCCGCGTATCGAGTTGGTCGACGGCGGCCTGAATGAGCGCGTAGTCATGCGCTGACGCCCGAATCAGGAGACTGTTGCTACGTGGATCCGGCACGATGGTCACGTCGCCGTTGAACGTCGCCGCGCGGCTCACCACCGCGGGGGACGAATTGTCTGGCGGAGAAAGGCCGGCCGCCGGAACGTGATTGGCTTCGAGCTGCTGGCTGAGCGTCGGCGGTTGGGCGTTTGGCCCGGCACCGATTTCGCCTAACGCACTGGCCTTGCCGTAGAGGGCGTTCACGGTAGCGGCGACATCGGCCGCGCGCGCGTGATGCAGCCGGATCACGAACAGTTGAATAGCCTGAGTCGCACTCCCCACTCCCCCCACGCCGCGCGCAGGGGTGGGCGCCGCAGCTGGCGGATGTGCCTCGCGCGTGCCGACGCGATACAGTCCAGAGTCGCTGACCAACGATAGGTTCTGGCTCTCGAGGAGGCTCTCGAGAAGCTGGCGCACATCACTCCGCGGCACCGGATGCGGCATCTCGAGCGACACTCGTGCACCCGCCGCCATCGGACCGAATACCACTGGCCGATCGAGATAGGGCGCCAGTGCCTGCACTGCCGCACGGAGGTCGGCATCCACGAGGTGGATGCGGACGCTGTCGCCGCTCCCACTCACCGGGAGCTGATCTATGGAGTCGGCCGAGGCCTTGGCAGGCGTCGGCCGAGTCGCGGCCTGTTGGGCCGGGAGTATGATCGGAGAGAGAAGCATTAAGGCGGTGATGCGAGTGCGCAGCATGATCAATTCTGTTTGGTCGTGAGATGCCACACGGTGTCGAGGCCCGAGATGGTGACACCGTCGGCGGACACTCTCGTGACGCGAAGGCCGCCGGCCGTGTCGCGCGCGTGAACCAGAACGCTTCCGTCGTGCGCAGGAATCCCGTTGACTAGCGCGGCCCACGGCGGGCCGCCGACGATGCCGACGAGGGAGAGCACCGGCTTGGGCGGGGAGGGCGGCGCGGCGCTCACGGCGCTGTCGCCGCTGGTCCGATAGGCAACCGCGGCAGGCTTGCGATCAAGACGGAATGCATCGCGGTCGACGATCCGGGATGTGAGGATCGTAAGCGAATCGACGGACGGTATCGGCGATACGGGCGGCACGGGCCACACCGTAGCGGCCGCAGCCACATGCGGCGAGAGGGCACGCCGCCAGAGCGCGCCGGTTACGCCCAACGCAAGAAGGGTAAGGCTCCAGAGCGCCAACTCGATGGTACGGGACCTCATGGCGACGTTTCCATCGCCCCTCTGCGCCACGGACTTTCCACCGTCAGCTCCGCGTTCAGCACTTCGGCGCGGTTAGGCGGCGCGGCGCCATCCGCGGCGTCGATGGAGAGCGCGCGAATGGTGAGTGCGAGGGCGCCGCCTTCGAGACCCGCGACGAAGCTCCCGAGTCCCTGGATGTCTCCGACGGCCGTCGCATGTATGCGCACGGGGACAAAGGCTTGTGACGCGCCCGAATCCACACGAATGTCGAGCGCTCCGATCGTGACGCCGGTGCGCTCTCCCACACTCGAGATCGCGGCAGCGAGTGCCGCGCCGGCGGCGGCCGGAGTATCACCATCCAACCACGTGGATCGCAGCGCCGCGAGGCGTGTGCTGCGCGCAACGAGGGAATCGTGTACCGCACGTTGGTCCACAAGGGCCGCTTGCTTGCGCCCAAGGTCCAGTGACGCAACGCTTGCCCGTGCGAGGGACGCTTGCTCCCACCGGCGCCACGCAGGAAAGCCGCGGCCGCCAACAACAAGGGCCGCGATGATGACAACGCCGACCCGGATGGCGCGGCGATCGCGTGGCGCGAAGGTCAGTGTAGGTACAGTCACGGGACACGTGCCGGAAGAAGACGAAACTGCACGGTGACTCGCTCGATGGTCCTTCCACCGGCGCTTTCACGCGTCACGGGTCCGATGATCTGCGGTGACGCGATCCCGGGCATTCGCTCCACTGCATCAACGACAGCTGCCGCATGAGGCGCCAGCGCAACCACGCTGGCTAACCCTGAGCTGTCGACTTGAAACGCGACCAACGCTGCGCTATCGGGCAGACCGCGCGTTACCTCAGCGAGCAAGAGCGTCATGGATTGACGCGACGCAGAGAGATCCGAGAGCGCGCGTAAGGCGGTGCTCACCCTCGCAAGCTTGGACAGATCGTGCTCGGCGGTTCCAGCGCGAGCTGCGATCAGGG from Gemmatimonadaceae bacterium encodes:
- a CDS encoding sigma-54 dependent transcriptional regulator; amino-acid sequence: MTIAVRRPDDRSESALIGQSEAMQRLRARIAQVARMHVPVLIIGPTGAGKELVARALHGASGRQGEFVAVNVGAIADTIFEDSFFGHVRGAFTNATGNKLGHLAEADAGTLFLDEIGDLSFPNQVKLLRALDLGYFRPLGAERDRRSNFRTLAATNADIEGLVRQQRFREDLYHRLGAAVLRVPALADRPEDIPELVHYFARSVSLTHKLEVSPQAVAMLQAHTWPGNVRELRHVVEYATGLAEEYGCLSAWDVGVALHDHGTSDRAMRGDSVAMSPELRSYSVDAAALRRHLALVIHEERGSIPETARRLGVSQGTIYRWLRRLGLPTPRYVRSKSDRNAPRQSRCGAAEDASPAGEPRRPPAD
- a CDS encoding secretin N-terminal domain-containing protein; translated protein: MLRTRITALMLLSPIILPAQQAATRPTPAKASADSIDQLPVSGSGDSVRIHLVDADLRAAVQALAPYLDRPVVFGPMAAGARVSLEMPHPVPRSDVRQLLESLLESQNLSLVSDSGLYRVGTREAHPPAAAPTPARGVGGVGSATQAIQLFVIRLHHARAADVAATVNALYGKASALGEIGAGPNAQPPTLSQQLEANHVPAAGLSPPDNSSPAVVSRAATFNGDVTIVPDPRSNSLLIRASAHDYALIQAAVDQLDTRPLQVLIEVVIAEVQRNWSLTFGVNGNAPPASVNHGKTTVAETVNGNSGVSDFVLQIMNLGRLNINATLSAAEEQGEVRILSRPVVIASNNEVASINVGSQRPFVQVSRALPNDEATQDQVVQYKDVGTKLTVSPTISPDGYVVLQVSQEVDNATAEVAFDAPVISTRSVQTELLIKDGQTVALGGLSDRQHDTNQGGIPLLSKIPLIGGLFGHASRDMTDDELYLFLTPHVIRTDADADSLTSPMLKKAQAVNP
- a CDS encoding GspMb/PilO family protein, encoding MDQRAVHDSLVARSTRLAALRSTWLDGDTPAAAGAALAAAISSVGERTGVTIGALDIRVDSGASQAFVPVRIHATAVGDIQGLGSFVAGLEGGALALTIRALSIDAADGAAPPNRAEVLNAELTVESPWRRGAMETSP